The Nocardia vinacea genome contains the following window.
GGAAGTCGCGCAGGAAGTCCTTGTGTTTCTCCAGGACGGTGACATCGATACCGGCGCGGGCCAGCAGCAGCCCGAGCACCATACCGGCCGGTCCACCACCAACCACCAGACACGTCGTACGTTCCATTACCCCGACCTCCCTCCGTGCGCACGCGCCGGACGGACATTCCGCGGGCGCGGATGTAGCGGTTTCCCTGGGCCGACTTCAATGGTATGCCGCACAGCCGAGCACAAGGCCCGTAACCGTTGCGTCAGCGATCGGATCAGCGACGCAGAACGAAAAAGTACGGCTCGGTCATCCCTCGCATATTCATCACCCCGAGCAGCGTATCGATATCCACCCGACGGAAGTGGTCGATGATCGGCAGATGGTCGTAAACCATCGCGGCACTCACGGCACCGCGGTATTCGATATCGCGCAAACGTGCTGTCGGCCTGCGTGTTCGGATCGCCGGAGCGAGGACGGGCAGCAGCCTCCGCGCGGTTTGCACGCCCGCGAGCGGCACCCTACCGGCCAGACCGAGCGGCACCCGCCGCGGATCGACCGCGAAGATATTTCCCGATTCGTCGGCGAACAACAGTGGATGCACCGACTCCGGATCATCGAACTGCTTGCCGTACCAGCCCGAAGCGACCAACACCCCGGCCATCGGATGCCCGGTATCCAGTTCCTCGCCCCGCCAGCGG
Protein-coding sequences here:
- a CDS encoding DUF4334 domain-containing protein; translated protein: MAENKSAQSDLADLLDGGCTTERAWELFDGLPAARVAEVTVGRWRGEELDTGHPMAGVLVASGWYGKQFDDPESVHPLLFADESGNIFAVDPRRVPLGLAGRVPLAGVQTARRLLPVLAPAIRTRRPTARLRDIEYRGAVSAAMVYDHLPIIDHFRRVDIDTLLGVMNMRGMTEPYFFVLRR